A genome region from Anastrepha ludens isolate Willacy chromosome 3, idAnaLude1.1, whole genome shotgun sequence includes the following:
- the LOC128859327 gene encoding uncharacterized protein LOC128859327 — translation MAQLVLLIMAAIVGTSSFAQGFVLPHFAQLMGADYEYVEETPAAPIPTPNYIMRIAHHNELREPGLAEVTKFIDAAAPSNNHESAESNAIEASKLAHKRTGATANDEQRRRQNKTLTYTELDQLLAHWQLDKQRNTYEMQTSNRRGIDARRN, via the coding sequence ATGGCACAACTTGTGCTCTTGATAATGGCCGCCATTGTGGGAACCAGCAGTTTTGCACAAGGTTTCGTGCTGCCACACTTCGCCCAGCTGATGGGAGCTGACTACGAGTACGTTGAGGAGACGCCGGCTGCGCCCATCCCAACGCCAAACTACATCATGCGCATCGCACAtcacaacgagttacgtgaacCCGGACTGGCAGAGGTCACCAAATTCATCGATGCCGCCGCGCCATCCAACAATCACGAGAGTGCCGAGTCTAATGCCATCGAAGCGTCGAAGTTGGCGCACAAGCGCACGGGCGCGACAGCAAACGATGAGCAACGTCGACGACAAAACAAGACGCTAACCTACACAGAGCTTGATCAACTGTTGGCCCATTGGCAGTTGGATAAGCAGCGAAATACCTACGAGATGCAGACCAGTAATCGACGTGGAATCGATGCGCGTCGGAATTAA
- the LOC128859329 gene encoding uncharacterized protein LOC128859329 isoform X1, producing the protein MGSCCSKDPDSKTSWSPSEANNASTTSTIVAQPTTDNNSAGVFTSTTVVPIDTDGANSETITTIIKTTTVTEKVAASSE; encoded by the exons ATGGGTAGCTGCTGTTCAAAGGATCCAGACTCAAAGACCTCGTGGAGTCCTTCGGAGGCAAATAATGCG AGCACAACATCGACAATTGTCGCACAGCCAACAACCGACAATAATTCGGCTGGAGTGTTTACGAGCACAACAGTTGTGCCGATTGACACAGATGGTGCGAATTCCGAGACGATAACAACTatcataaaaacaacaacagtcaCAGAGAAGGTGGCGGCCTCGAGCGAATGA